A DNA window from Drosophila biarmipes strain raj3 chromosome 2R, RU_DBia_V1.1, whole genome shotgun sequence contains the following coding sequences:
- the LOC108036400 gene encoding pyruvate dehydrogenase (acetyl-transferring) kinase, mitochondrial: MRLFPVRFSSASSSLGSLAKMLDFYSGFNPSPLSIKQFMDFGQNACEKKSYIFLRKELPVRLANIMKEIALLPDNLLHTRSVSEVSSWYVKSFEDVLVYEKAEPTHDNLQKFVADLDLIRNRHNDVVQTMAQGVIEMKENEGGQVDAPTESSIQYFLDRLYMSRISIRMLINQHTLLFGGNPHAGGRHIGCLDPACDLSDVVRDAYENARFLCDQYYLTSPALEIQQHSSEPGENLPIRTVYVPSHLYYMLFELFKNSMRAVVEHHGHDNNDTLPPLKVAICKGKEDICVKISDQGGGIPRSQTDQLFKYMYSTAPQPSKSDLHTVPLAGYGYGLPISRLYARYFHGDIVLLSCEGFGTDAIIYLKALSDEANELLPIFNKTSSKFYRATVPTGDWSNQVKPAKKKKTSAVSQ; encoded by the exons GTCAAAATGCCTGCGAAAAGAAATCGTACATATTCCTGCGCAAAGAGCTCCCAGTACGACTGGCGAATATCATGAAGGAGATTGCCCTTCTTCCGGATAACCTCCTGCACACAAGATCCGTAAGCGAGGTGAGCTCCTGGTATGTCAAGAGTTTCGAAGATGTGCTGGTGTACGAGAAGGCCGAACCCACCCACGACAATCTGCAAAA ATTCGTGGCCGATTTAGATCTCATTAGAAATCGCCACAACGATGTAGTGCAAACGATGGCCCAGGGTGTGATCGAAATGAAGGAGAACGAGGGCGGCCAGGTGGATGCGCCCACCGAGAGCTCCATTCAGTACTTTCTCGACAGGCTCTACATGTCTCGTATCAGCATTCGCATGCTGATCAACCAGCACA CCCTTCTCTTTGGAGGCAATCCGCATGCGGGTGGCCGTCACATTGGGTGCCTGGATCCCGCCTGTGATCTGTCGGACGTGGTTCGCGATGCCTACGAGAACGCCCGCTTCCTGTGCGATCAGTACTACCTGACCAGTCCGGCGCTGGAGATCCAGCAGCACAGCAGCGAGCCTGGTGAAAACCTGCCCATCCGCACAGTCTACGTGCCCTCGCACCTGTACTACATGCTCTTTGAGCTGTTCAAGAACTCCATGAGAGCGGTGGTGGAGCACCATGGCCATGACAACAACGACACATTGCCGCCGCTAAAGGTGGCCATATGCAAGGGCAAGGAGGACATCTGCGTGAAAATCTCTGACCAGGGTGGCGGCATTCCCCGCTCCCAGACCGACCAGCTCTTCAAGTACATGTACAGCACAGCGCCGCAGCCCTCGAAATCGGATCTGCACACGGTGCCTTTGGCGGGCTATGGATATGGTCTGCCGATCTCAAGGCTGTACGCCCGCTATTTCCACGGTGATATTGTGCTGCTCTCCTGCGAGGGATTCGGCACCGATGCGATCATCTATCTGAAA GCTCTGTCAGACGAGGCCAACGAATTGCTGCCGATCTTCAACAAGACAAGCTCAAAGTTCTATCGTGCCACCGTGCCCACGGGTGACTGGTCCAATCAGGTAAAACCCGCTAAAAAGAAGAAGACGAGCGCCGTCAGCCAGTAG
- the LOC108036398 gene encoding PTB domain-containing adapter protein ced-6, with amino-acid sequence MPYQPANSGGSSGGSKAAAKMAQLKFWNKQNSSKQQQQDKDKDAADGGNNTSGGSGGGTGSNSNGDAKGEAKNGKRNWLHTPEQLISGHAVYLVKFFGNLSVDQPKGIEVVKEAIRKLQFAQQMKKAETGTQEKFKKLEITISIKGVAIQEPRTHKILHQFPLYNISYCADEKGVKKFFSFIAKSVKTRDGSDPATNGHANGNGDGSAKAEETHECFVFISNKLASDITLTIGQAFDLAYRKYMDSTEKTNLSKAQQQIHHLQQTVNVYKERLREISAKLPKAELDALLFNLGIKDILEAPVTEPQNGVEVATEALSNGKLDDDKLLIDTNSTTASTHSSSPSSFLPIVPPRNNLSSQISIGGKSNSQKMDELLLNSDSDSDFDPRADEIQDSGSNGRNAISNDLFGFEPSKSFGQQLFVNNNDHKLQNNNNTNSSLLITSNNSTINSSGFSSELNITPPLLAPPPKIAAPRRLTSVTTGNGLNGNTDLFGSDPFEINNGPTIFKQNQLNLDDFSLESLDPLRK; translated from the exons ATGCCTTATCAGCCAGCCAACAGCGGCGGCTCGTCTGGCGGCAGCAAGGCGGCGGCCAAGATGGCCCAGCTGAAGTTCTGGAACAAGCAGAACAGCagcaagcagcagcaacaggacaaggacaaggacGCCGCCGATGGGGGCAACAACACCAgtggcggcagcggcggcggcaccggcagcaacagcaacgggGATGCCAAAGGCGAGGCCAAGAACGGCAAGCGCAACTGGCTGCACACGCCGGAGCAGCTCATCAGCGGACACGCGGTCTATCTAGTCAAG TTCTTTGGTAACCTGAGCGTGGACCAGCCCAAGGGCATCGAGGTGGTCAAGGAGGCCATTCGGAAGCTGCAGTTCGCCCAGCAGATGAAGAAGGCGGAGACGGGCACCCAGGAGAAGTTCAAGAAGCTGGAGATCACCATTAGCATCAAGGGCGTGGCCATCCAGGAGCCGCGCACCCACAAGATCCTGCATCAATTTCCGCTCTACAACATCTCGTACTGTGCGGACGAGAAGGGCGTGAAGAAGTTCTTCAGTTTCATTGCCAAGTCGGTGAAGACGCGGGACGGCAGCGATCCGGCGACAAATGGCCATGCGAACGGAAATGGCGATGGCAGTGCCAAAGCGGAGGAGACCCACGAGTGCTTTGTGTTCATTTCAAACAAATTGGCCTCGGATATCACGTTGACCATTGGTCAGGCCTTCGATTTGGCCTACAG GAAGTACATGGACAGCACCGAGAAGACGAATCTGAGCAAGGCGCAGCAGCAGATCCATCATCTGCAGCAGACTGTAAACGTTTACAAGGAGCGGCTGCGTGAGATTTCCGCCAAATTGCCAAAGGCTGAGCTGGATGCCCTGCTCTTCAATCTGGGCATCAAGGATATCCTGGAAGCGCCAGTCACAGAGCCACAAAATGGTGTCGAGGTGGCCACCGAAGCCCTAAGCAACGGCAAGCTGG ATGATGACAAGCTGCTGATTGACACCAATTCCACCACGGCATCGACCCACTCGTCGTCGCCCAGCTCGTTCTTGCCCATTGTCCCGCCGCGGAACAATCTGTCCAGCCAGATAAGCATCGGCGGCAAGAGCAACAGCCAGAAGATGGACGAGCTGTTGCTGAACTCCGATTCCGATAGCGATTTCGATCCTCGGGCGGATGAGATTCAGGACAGCGGCAGCAATGGTCGGAATGCGATCAGCAACGATCTGTTTGGCTTTGAGCCGTCGAAGAGTTTTGGCCAGCAGCTGTTTGTTAACAACAACGATCACAAGCtgcaaaataataacaacaccaacagcagctTACTGATCACAAGCAATAATAGTACCATCAACAGCAGTGGCTTCTCCAGCGAGCTGAACATTACGCCGCCATTGt TGGCGCCACCGCCAAAGATTGCCGCTCCCAGGCGCCTAACCTCGGTGACAACGGGCAATGGCCTAAACGGCAATACGGATCTATTCGGTTCAGATCCCTTTGAAATTAACAATGGACCGACCATTTTTAAG CAAAATCAGCTGAACCTTGACGACTTCTCGCTGGAGAGTTTGGATCCCCTGCGCAAGTAG